In the genome of Schistocerca piceifrons isolate TAMUIC-IGC-003096 chromosome X, iqSchPice1.1, whole genome shotgun sequence, one region contains:
- the LOC124722356 gene encoding nascent polypeptide-associated complex subunit alpha, muscle-specific form-like: MSSPCYRGPPRPGNAAAPQPPVSAAAATAVRSSPTELRDGTTRIPARCGGTYSLACARVSVSPVGGSHAANDAPPRGGAPNNEADCCCGVAQLLHSRIPTATDTAAINRRAGIFSRINSSEAARAQPVSDLQPRVYRSTFEWSRLGEAGAVAVATAPAPAAPSARRVAVRTKPQLPASLRPPATCTSAHAALDVADDEQPRPGAARRNALDRLQRFRLERSGRRSPAPSTPASTTTAAGTAHAQSPSAAPPPAPPPHRKKPRTKHAKAATAAPSTLTQLPVPVTAEEKPAASSPEDDIFNCVNLRLPKPEPRTIVGSYIQRSIPIRSASFSQVDFSPSDGKYIRCAARASPYASPAAAPPPAAVPPPTAAGGSLTLPRKRAPAADLAVPSTEEQVAGGSTPSVDSAVGSDEGLVAPTSTISCGKSPDGTASSEASHKPSGARSLTYPLPRRGSRSDDDIPFTSIDGNGLKSLLCTPLSSCAVRELPEVAEESETSLTDSGVAANVSELGDKQHPDTPPAPDTSAPTADADAACHQSIGTEPPVTDEHREIPDASGDVREYTAHVVSKTVEYAKAHDQNDGELEDYENCEYAFQKCYEDDSGEILEYFKDPDREVAEKMETRMLLDDSETAERPSTRETEGDAAESDTGPGPVFVAQWPKEKAEYRDVGTDSPTSAVRISLQPSSHKRGRSEGEITLGRRQVCYTPPPTPPREREEAASAQRSSADVSSDAVEGTRRRRRVEAGGAGAGADASAAHLPELRGEGGAPGVQGPPPI, translated from the exons GTGCGGGGGCACGTACTCTCTGGCGTGCGCGCGTGTGTCCGTGTCGCCGGTGGGAGGCAGCCACGCGGCGAACGACGCGCCGCCCCGCGGAGGCGCGCCAAACAACGAGGCGGACTGCTGCTGCGGAGTGGCGCAGCTGTTGCACTCCCGGATCCCCACAGCCACCGACACGGCCGCTATTAATAGGCGCGCCGGTATCTTTAGCCGCATAAATAGTAGCGAAGCGGCGCGCGCTCAGCCAGTGTCGGATCTGCAGCCTCGCGTCTACCGGTCGACGTTCGAATGGTCGCGCCTCGGTGAGGCGGGCGCCGTCGCTGTCGccaccgcccccgcccccgccgcccccagcgCGCGGCGCGTCGCCGTGCGGACCAAGCCGCAGCTCCCCGCGTCCCTGCGGCCGCCGGCCACCTGCACCTCTGCCCACGCCGCCCTCGACGTGGCCGACGACGAGCAGCCGCGGCCCGGCGCCGCGCGCCGCAACGCGCTGGACCGGCTGCAGCGCTTCCGGCTGGAGCGCTCTGGCCGGAGGAgccccgccccctccacccccgccTCGACCACCACCGCCGCCGGCACTGCGCACGCGCAGAGCCCGAGCGCGGCCCCGCCCCCCGCCCCTCCGCCGCACCGCAAGAAGCCG CGTACCAAGCACGCCAAGGCGGCCACCGCCGCCCCCTCGACACTCACGCAACTGCCCGTCCCTGTTACCGCGGAGGAGAAGCCGGCAGCGTCCTCGCCCGAGGACGATATCTTCAACTGTGTAAACTTGCGCTTGCCGAAACCCGAACCCCGCACCATCGTCGGGTCCTACATCCAGAGAAGCATCCCCATCAGGAGCGCGTCCTTCTCGCAGGTGGACTTCTCGCCGTCGGACGGAAAGTACATCCGGTGCGCGGCGCGCGCCAGCCCGTACGCGTCACCAGCTGCGGCACCGCCGCCAGCGGCTGTACCACCTCCGACGGCGGCAGGTGGTTCCCTGACGCTGCCGCGCAAGCGAGCGCCAGCTGCCGACCTAGCCGTGCCCTCTACCGAAGAGCAAGTCGCGGGAGGCTCCACTCCCTCCGTAGACTCGGCCGTCGGCTCCGACGAAGGCCTCGTCGCCCCCACCTCGACGATATCTTGCGGCAAGTCGCCGGACGGTACCGCCTCGTCCGAGGCCTCGCACAAGCCGTCCGGAGCGCGGTCTCTGACATACCCACTACCGAGGAGGGGCTCCCGATCCGACGACGACATTCCCTTCACGTCCATCGACGGCAACGGGCTCAAGAGCCTACTCTGCACTCCACTGAGCTCCTGCGCCGTCCGAGAGCTGCCCGAAGTCGCCGAGGAGAGCGAAACGTCACTGACCGACAGCGGCGTGGCGGCCAACGTTAGCGAGTTAGGAGATAAGCAGCACCCAGATACGCCGCCCGCGCCCGACACGTCCGCTCCCACAGCTGACGCGGACGCGGCCTGCCACCAATCGATCGGAACCGAGCCGCCCGTTACCGACGAACACCGAGAAATACCCGACGCGTCTGGCGACGTACGCGAGTATACGGCGCACGTAGTGTCCAAGACCGTCGAGTATGCCAAAGCGCACGACCAAAACGACGGGGAACTCGAGGATTACGAGAACTGCGAGTACGCTTTTCAGAAATGCTACGAGGACGATTCCGGTGAAATCTTGGAATACTTCAAGGATCCCGACCGAGAggttgccgaaaagatggaaacgAGAATGCTATTAGACGACAGCGAAACGGCCGAGCGACCGAGCACTAGAGAAACTGAGGGCGACGCCGCCGAGTCCGATACGGGACCGGGTCCAGTTTTCGTGGCGCAGTGGCCGAAAGAAAAGGCCGAATATCGAGACGTGGGGACCGACAGTCCGACATCGGCAGTAAGAATCAGTTTGCAACCTTCTAGTCACAAAAGGGGCCGGTCGGAGGGCGAGATTACGCTCGGCCGAAGACAGGTCTGCTACACGCCGCCGCCCACGCCCCCGCGCGAGAGGGAAGAGGCGGCGTCCGCACAGCGGTCCAGCGCTGACGTCAGCTCGGACGCGGTGGAAGGGA CACGAAGACGACGAAGAGTGGAGgccggcggcgccggcgccggcgccgacgCGTCCGCAGCTCACCTGCCAGAGCTCCGAGGAGAGGGAGGAGCCCCGGGGGTGCAAGGCCCACCCCCTATATAG